A portion of the Rhinolophus sinicus isolate RSC01 linkage group LG03, ASM3656204v1, whole genome shotgun sequence genome contains these proteins:
- the LOC141570751 gene encoding paired immunoglobulin-like type 2 receptor beta — MGLHLLLLLACLQPGRSTKCNSQFLYEIKQPKELSVPEGGSVHIRFFLCHPWELPSVLSVSISWRWKQFHGETMYNTTPPFIRKDFENRLSLNWTEDRRSGSLQITNMRREDKSLYFCRVHLTPQNHSKQEWPSIPGTNLTITPAPKKTTQGPTSTATLTNLSVSGDKRSSASWPLRTEAVVVVALFSTVLKIATL; from the exons ATGGGTCTgcacctgctgctgctgctggcatGTCTGCAGCCTG GTCGCTCAACAAAGTGCAATTCACAGTTTCTCtatgaaataaaacaaccaaaGGAACTCTCAGTCCCTGAAGGTGGCTCCGTCCACATCCGGTTCTTCTTATGTCACCCCTGGGAGTTACCCAGTGTTCTCAGCGTGAGTATATCCTGGAGATGGAAACAGTTCCATGGGGAGACCATGTACAACACGACCCCGCCTTTCATCCGCAAGGATTTCGAGAACCGGCTCTCCCTGAACTGGACAGAGGACAGGAGGAGCGGCTCCCTCCAGATCACTAACATGCGGAGGGAGGACAAGAGTTTGTACTTCTGCCGAGTGCACCTGACCCCCCAGAATCATAGCAAGCAGGAGTGGCCGTCCATCCCTGGGACCAACCTCACCATCACCCCCG CCCCCAAGAAAACCACCCAAGGCCCCACCAGCACCGCCACCCTCACCAACCTCAGTGTCTCTGGGGACAAAAGGAGCTCAGCGTCTTGGCCCCTGAGAACGGAAGCTGTGGTCGTCGTGGCACTGTTCAGCACTGTGCTCAAAATTGCAACTTTGTGA
- the LOC141570795 gene encoding LOW QUALITY PROTEIN: NXPE family member 3-like (The sequence of the model RefSeq protein was modified relative to this genomic sequence to represent the inferred CDS: inserted 2 bases in 1 codon): MASRLTWSDGWIRLVDPGPSQRVQLGRRRLWLPREAPSGVRQNQQGPPTPFSGLPLLHGLPLTPHRWCKGPSRLGFPSRSHKSTIICSYWSPAFTWSPSLNAHFWCFSRKVTDIELPQGISPIQVRMAAPGNSSLALSPRAPCHPGLPGTKPSDFYHQEVWHSLSCSSRSFPTVDSILGCLAGHVVHMMGDSTLRQWWEYLRDKVPSLKPMDLHATYQTGPLMAVETARNIVLHWRAHSWPLRSARTPVASLHSVARELGGLAGGPHTVVVLGLGAHFTTFPPSIFARRLAGIRAAVAALLAGSPHXLVVIKLANTGYKSVYGSDWFTLQVNRLLRAAFADLHVAFVDAWEMTSSLAVPDNIHPGRLIVGNEVDLLLSFVCPT, translated from the exons ATGGCCTCGAGGCTTACCTGGTCCGATGGGTGGATCCGACTGGTTGACCCCGGTCCCTCTCAGCGGGTCCAGCTGGGGAGGCGCAGGCTGTGGCTGCCCAGGGAAGCCCCGTCCGGGGTCCGCCAAAATCAGCAGGGCCCGCCTACACCCTTCTCGGGCCTCCCGTTGCTCCACGGCCTGCCTCTCACCCCACACCGGTGGTGCAAGGGTCCATCACGGTTGGGTTTCCCG AGTAGAAGTCACAAGTCAACCATCATATGCTCATACTGGTCTCCAGCTTTCACCTGGTCACCCTCCCTCAATGCTCACTTTTGGTGTTTCTCTAGGAAAGTGACAGACATCGAGCTCCCTCAGGGCATTTCTCCAATCCAGGTCAGAATGGCAGCCCCAGGGAACAGCAGCCTGG CCCTGTCCCCACGGGCCCCGTGCCATCCTGGGCTCCCGGGCACAAAACCCTCTGACTTCTACCACCAAGAAGTGTGGCACTCGCTGTCCTGCTCCAGCCGCTCCTTCCCCACTGTTGACAGCATCCTGGGCTGCCTGGCTGGCCACGTTGTCCACATGATGGGAGACTCCACGCTTCGGCAGTGGTGGGAGTATCTGCGTGACAAAGTGCCCT CCCTAAAGCCCATGGATCTGCACGCCACATACCAGACGGGGCCCCTGATGGCCGTGGAGACCGCTCGGAACATAGTGCTGCACTGGCGGGCCCACAGCTGGCCCCTGCGCTCCGCCCGCACACCAGTGGCCTCCCTGCACTCTGTAGCCCGAGAGCTGGGGGGCCTGGCAGGGGGTCCCCACACCGTGGTGGTGCTGGGGCTGGGCGCCCACTTCACCACCTTCCCTCCGTCCATCTTTGCACGACGGCTGGCAGGGATCCGGGCAGCTGTGGCTGCGCTGCTGGCCGGGAGCCCGCA TCTCGTGGTCATCAAACTGGCCAACACTGGCTACAAGTCCGTATATGGCAGTGACTGGTTCACCCTGCAGGTGAACCGGCTCCTCCGAGCTGCCTTTGCCGACCTCCATGTGGCCTTTGTGGACGCCTGGGAAATGACCTCCAGCCTGGCCGTGCCCGACAACATCCACCCAGGGCGGCTCATCGTCGGCAATGAAGTGGACCTCCTCCTGTCCTTCGTCTGCCCCACCTGA